The following coding sequences are from one Acidobacteriota bacterium window:
- a CDS encoding peptidoglycan DD-metalloendopeptidase family protein, whose amino-acid sequence MHACRSLALAALTAMVLLPPAVPVLGRESPPPAESREQLELEVRRGDTLAVLLGRAGLDPRASAEVVRAIRPWLSPSELRPGQRLSFEWSPGSPPRLARLAVATGFGRHIEVLARGEGIFAARQVEHPLVSAPRWAAGRIGVSLYASARAAGVPPATLSRMIRALSFDVDFQREIRRGDRFTVLWEEVTDLATGRRRPGALLAAGLMLSDREHRLYRFTGGEGGRDEFFDAEGRSARRTLMRTPIDGARLSSSFGRRRHPVLGYSRMHRGLDFAAPPGTPIYAAGDGRVVAAGWNGSYGRYIRLRHNSVYETAYAHLRAIARGVRVGARVRQGQVIGFVGSTGRVTGPHLHYEVLVDRRQVHPLRVELPAGRRLAGAELEAFRRHLQRMEISRAAAAHRSRCRLR is encoded by the coding sequence GACCGCCATGGTTCTCCTGCCGCCGGCTGTCCCTGTCCTGGGACGGGAAAGCCCGCCTCCCGCCGAGAGCCGCGAACAGCTCGAACTCGAGGTACGGCGCGGCGACACGCTCGCCGTCCTGCTGGGTCGAGCCGGCCTCGACCCGCGGGCCAGCGCGGAAGTGGTGCGCGCCATCCGCCCCTGGCTGTCGCCCTCCGAACTGCGTCCCGGCCAGCGGCTGAGTTTCGAGTGGTCCCCGGGATCCCCCCCGCGGCTGGCTCGGCTGGCGGTGGCCACCGGCTTCGGCCGTCACATCGAAGTCCTGGCCCGCGGTGAAGGGATCTTCGCCGCCCGGCAGGTCGAACACCCGCTGGTCTCCGCACCGCGCTGGGCCGCAGGGCGCATCGGGGTGAGCCTCTACGCTTCGGCCCGCGCCGCCGGAGTACCGCCGGCGACACTCTCCCGGATGATCCGGGCCCTGAGTTTCGACGTCGACTTCCAGCGCGAGATCCGCCGGGGCGACCGCTTCACGGTGCTCTGGGAAGAAGTCACCGACCTGGCCACCGGCCGGCGACGCCCCGGCGCCCTGCTCGCCGCCGGCCTGATGCTTTCAGATCGCGAACATCGCCTCTATCGCTTCACCGGCGGGGAGGGCGGACGCGACGAGTTCTTCGACGCCGAAGGACGCTCGGCACGGCGCACACTGATGCGCACGCCCATCGACGGTGCCCGCCTGAGCAGCAGCTTCGGACGCCGCCGTCACCCGGTGCTGGGCTACTCCCGCATGCACCGGGGGCTGGACTTCGCCGCCCCCCCGGGAACCCCGATCTACGCCGCCGGTGACGGACGGGTGGTCGCGGCGGGTTGGAATGGCAGCTACGGACGTTACATCCGCCTGCGACACAATTCGGTCTATGAAACCGCCTACGCGCACTTGCGGGCCATCGCGCGGGGGGTTCGCGTCGGTGCCCGGGTCCGGCAAGGCCAGGTGATCGGCTTCGTGGGATCCACCGGTCGGGTCACCGGACCCCATCTGCACTACGAGGTGTTGGTCGACCGCCGGCAAGTCCATCCCCTGCGCGTGGAGCTGCCCGCCGGCCGCCGCCTGGCCGGCGCCGAACTCGAAGCCTTCCGACGCCACCTCCAGCGCATGGAAATCTCACGGGCCGCCGCCGCCCATCGGTCCCGCTGCCGCCTGCGTTGA